From Bacteroidota bacterium:
GTAGACTTCCGGGCTACCATCTGACTTGCCTTCCGCCCGCCATGCTCGTTCGGTTCCGACTATTCCTCCTCGCCCTCCTCGCGTTCGCCACTGTGCCCACTATCGCCCAAGACGCCGATGCGCCTGACGACCCCTTCCTCTGGCTCGAAGAGGTCGAGGGCGACCGTGCCCTCTCCTGGGTCGGCGAGCAGAACGCCGAGACGGTCACGGCGCTGGAGGCGCACCCGGCCTACGACGACCTCTACGGGGACATCCTCGCGGTGCTCAACAGCGACGACCGCATCGCCTATCCGGGTCTGCGCGGCGACTTCGTCTACAACTTCTGGACGGACGCCGACAACCCGCGCGGCCTTTGGCGCCGTGCCTCCGTGGAGGACTACCTCGCTGGCGACCCCACCTGGGAGACGCTGCTCGACATCGACAAGCTGGGCGCGGAGGAGAACGTCAACTGGGCTTATAAAGGCTCGACCTGCCTCGCACCGGACTACGACCGCTGTCTCATCCGTCTCTCGCGCGGCGGGGCCGACGCTGCCGAACTGCGCGAGTTCGACGTGCCCTCGAAGACGTTCGTGGACGGGTTCTACGTGCCCGAGGCGAAATCATCGCTGGCGTGGATCGACGCGAACACGCTGCTCGTCTCGACCGACTGGGGCGAGGGCGCGCTGACCGACTCCGGCTACCCGCGCATCGTGAAGCGCTGGACGCGCGGGACGCCGCTGGACGACGCCGAGACGGTCTACGAGGGCGCAACGAGCGATGTGGGCGTGTGGGCGGCGAGCGCACGCATGGGCACGACGAGCATACCCGTCATCGCGCACCGGCCGAGCTTCTTCGAAGGTACCACCTACGTGCTCCGTGACGGCGCGCCCGTCGCGCTCGACCTTCCGATGGACGCCGACCCATCGCTCGTGGACGGCCAACTCGTCGTCTACCTCCGCTCGCCGTGGACCGTCGGCGAGACAGCCTACCCGACCGGCGCGCTCGTCGCCACGGACTACGAGGCGTTCCTCGCGGGCGAACGCGCCTTCGAGACCGTGTTTGTGCCGACCGAGCGGCAGACGGTGCAGTACGTCGCCTCGACGGCGCACTCGATGATCGCGTCGGTGCTCGACAACGTGCAGGGGCAGCTCCACCGTTTCCGCTTCGCCTCCTCGTCAGACGGACAGGGCGGCGCGTGGACGAGCACCATGATCGACGCGCCCGAACTCGGCAGCGTCAACGTCGTGAGCACGAGCAGCGAGGACGACCGCTTCTTCTTCACCTACAGCTCCTACCTCCAGCCGACGACGCTCTACCTCGCGGGCGGGGACGACACCGTTGCGGAGGTGACCAAGCTCCCCGCGCTCTTCGACACCGAGGGGCTGACGGTCGCCCAGCACGAGGCCACGTCCGCCGATGGTACGCAGATCCCGTACTTCATCGTCCACCGCGAGGACATCGCGCTCGACGGCACCAACCCGACGCTGCTCTACGGCTACGGCGGCTTCGAAATCGCACTCACGCCGTCGTACAGCGCCACGGCGGGGCAGGCGTGGCTCGAACGCGGCGGCGTCTACGTGGTCGCCAACATTCGGGGTGGGGGCGAGTTCGGCCCCGAGTGGCACCGCGCCGCCCAGAAGGCGAATCGTCAGCGCGCCTACGACGACTTCATCGCGGTCGCCGAAGACCTCGTCGCGCGCGGCGTCACGTCGCCGGACCACCTCGGCGTTCAGGGCGGCTCCAACGGTGGCCTCCTCACAGGCGTCATGGTGACACAGCGCCCTGACCTCTTCAACGCCGTCGTGATCGCGGTGCCGCTGCTCGACATGCGGCGCTACCACACGCTCCTCGCCGGCGCCAGCTGGATGGCCGAATACGGTGACCCCGACAACCCCGACGAGTGGGCCTACATCCGGCAGTATTCGCCTTACCACAACCTCGACGCCGACGCCGACTACCCGCGCGTGCTCTTCACCACCACCACGCGCGACGACCGCGTGCACCCGGGCCACGCCCGCAAGATGGCCGCGAAGATGCGCGGTCTCGGCCACGAGGTCTACTACTTCGAGAACACCGAGGGCGGCCACGGCGCGGGCGTCACACCCGAGCAGCAAGCCCAGATGATGGCGATCACGTACGCTTATCTACTCGAACGCTTGCAGTAATCGAGCGTACGCGTTCTCCCACTTGATTCTTTACCATGACTTCGACCCTGACCAAGCGCCAGATCGTTCGCGCCGTCGAAAACTTGCCCGACGACGCTGCCGTCGACGATGCCATCGAGCGGTTGCTGTTTCTAAGCAAGATTGAGGAAGGGCTACGCCAAGCCGAACACGGCGAAACGAGTTCGTACGAGGAAGTAAAGCGTCGGCTTGAAGCCCGCATCGCGTCGTGGCAGTCGTAGTCTGGACGCCGCGTGCCTACGCCGACCTGGAGGCCATTGGAGACTACCTAGCGCGCGACAGTCCTGGCGCGGCAGAACGCTTGTTGCGTCAACGCTACACAGCAACGGATCGGCTCGTTGCGTTCCCAGCTTCAGGGCGAGTGGTGCCCTAGATTGGCGACGAGGCACTTCGCGAAGTGATCCACCGCAATTACCGCATCGTCTATCTACACATCCCAGGCGACGATCGCGTGGAGGTGCTCAGCGTCTTTCATGCGTCCCGCCAATTCGGCGGGCTGTCGGATTCAGGCGCGTAGCGTTCGAGGAACGAAACGGCGTTGGCTACGCCGTCCTCGGCGCGAAGCTGTTTGCCGAGCGCAGCGGCCCGTGCGTGCATCGTGGCGTCGTTAAGCGCGGTGCGGATGCGCCCGGCGAGCGTCTCAGCGGTGAGGTGCTTCTGGCGGAGCGGCTCGGGTCCGGCCCCGAGTGCGTGGACGCGGCGCCCCCAGAACGGCTGGTCGCCGAAGAACGGGCACACCACCGTCGGGCGGCCTGCGCGGAGTCCTGCCGCCGTGGTCCCAGCCCCGCCGTGGTGGACGACCGCTGCCATCCTCGGGAAGAGCCAATCATGCGGGGCGCCGCGCAGCGCGAAGCACGTGGCGGGCAACGTCACCTCGGCGAGGTCGAGGCCACCCCAGCCGAGCGCGAGGACTGCCCGTACCCCGGCCAACTGTACCGCCTCAATGACGGCGCGCGCACGATCCGCACCGCGCTGCCCCTTCATGCTCCCGAAGCCGACGTACACGGGCGGTGGTCCCATGTGGAGGAATGCAGCGAGGTCGTCGGGCGATGTCCAGTGGGGGTGCGCGAGGTGCCAGAAGCCCGTCGTGGCGACGTGCGACGGATAGGTCGCCGGGACGACGTGGGGGCTGAACGCCTGCAGGAGCGGTAGCGGCGAGCCGTCAGGACGCGCGAGCGCGGGGCCTTGCGGCAGATGGTGCTCCTGATGCCAGTCGCGGAGGTAGCGGCGCGTCCCCCAGTCGGCGAGGCGGCCCGTCAGGCGGTAGGTGCCCCGGTTGTAAGCGCGGTGCAGCGGCCCCGTCCAGCGTGGCGGGGCTGCGATGCCGAGCACGGGGAAGTCAGAGGTGGGGCCGAAGATGGGCTGCAGGGTGGCAAGCACCGCGTGCGCGCCGAGCCGCTGCGCGAAACCCGAGCCCCAGAACGCCTTCTGGTGGAAGACGATCACGTCAGGTTGCGCGGCCTCGGCGGCGGTCCACGCCTCGTCCACCATGCTGCGCTGGGCGGTGCTGATGGCGCGGTACGACTTTGCGATCGTCCGGAGCCACCCGAGCGGGGTGGACGAGTTCTCGATGGCGTCCCGTCCGAGGTCGGAGTCGAGGAAGTCGAGGATCGCGTCCGAGAGTGGCGCGAACACCAGCCCGGTGTCCTCGACGAGCGAGCGGAAGCGCGTGTGCGTGTTGACCGTCACCGTGTGCCCGGCCGCAGCGAGCCCAACCCCGAGTGCGACAAACGGCTGCGCATCGCCCCGCGACCCAACAGTGGTGAGCAAGACCCTCATTTCTTCGCCAGCTCCCACACCGAGTCGCCCTTGCGGGAGAGCGCGCGGGCGGCGGGTTCGAGGCCCTGCTTCACGAGCGCGCCGATGTCGTCAATGAGCTGCTTGAGGTCTGCATAGTACGAGTGGCCGAGTAGCGACGGGTCGAGCCCGGAGGCGTCGATGGTGGTGACGCCGGGGGCAATGACGAGGCTGTTGCCCGCGCGCGGGGCGCCGTGGAGGGCCTGCGAGACGCGCAGCGCGGTGTCGTCGGCGGAGGCGTAGAGGGTGACCTGCTGGGCCGCGCCCGTGATCGCCGGGGCGATGTCGCGCTGGAAGACCTCGGCGTCCACGTCGGGCGCGGCGAGGATGACCTGGTTGAACTGCGGCGCCTTGAACTCGCACGCGAATTCGCGGAGCGCCTGCGTAACGGCGCGGTTGCCCATGCTGTGCGCCACGATATGCACGTCTTCGGCGCCCGAGCGGAGCGCGATCTCGCGGAGGAAAGCCTTCAGGTGGAAGACGCTCCACATCACGTCGTTCTCGTCGGCGAGGTAGCGCAGCAGCGAGGCGTCCGAGGGCCACGAGTAGAACGCCGGGACGCCGTCGAAGCTGAGGTCGTAGGCCATCTGGGCGGTGCGCCGGGCGGCGTCCTCGAACGAGACGTTGAAGCCGTGCACGTAGAGCAGCACCGCCCGGCTCGAGGTCGAGTCTAGCGCGGTCTGCATCGCGGCGACGGCCTCGTCCGAGTCGAGCGGGGAGACGTCCTGGAGGATGATGTGCCGGGTGGGGTCGGCGCGGAACTGGAGGCGCAGCCAACTCGGCGACTCCATCGCGCCCGGCTCGTGGGTCTTCGGGATCGTGACGGTCGCGGTGCCCATCTGAAGCTCGCCGCCGCGTTGTCCGCCATAGAACCGACGCGGGCTGCGCCTGCCAGTCCGCGCGCGGTCGGTGCCGTAGAACACCTCGACCTCCACATAGTCCTCGGGCCCGGCCTTGGTGCCGAAGCCCGGCAGCGTCGGCGCGAGGCCGTCCGAGAGCCATCGCCCGGTGAGGTCCCAGATGTAGACGGCGCCGGCCTCGTCACCGCCGACGCCGTCCGCAGCGCCGAGGCCAAGCGCTACGAAGCGTCCGTTAAAGGTGAGCTGCGCAAACGTGCCGAGGATCTCGTCGTGCAGCAAATCCTCAGGCGCAAGTTCGGAGTCCGAAACGGAGGCGGCGAGTGTGACTTCAGTGAGACGTAGAGGATTGTCGTCGTGTCGGGCCGAGAGGCTGACGCCCTCCTTGACGAGATAAACCTCGATGCTCACCGTGCTGTCTGGCCGCACGGTCGTGCCCACGAGGTATACCCGGCCGTTGAGGTCTGAAAAGGAGGTGCGTGGTCTAGGGAAGGTGCCGTCCGTCGCGAGCCAGTAGAGTTCCTGATCCGAAAGAGGGCCGCCGTCGTTCCCTTGCACCTCATGCGTGCCCGCGTAGCGCCAGCCAAGTGTGTCTGCTACGAACGCGTGGCTGCCTGCATTGGCACTACCGCGCGCGTAGCTCACAAAGAGCGTGTCTCCGCGAGCTGCAAGGGGTGCACCGAAGCCGTCCCTGGGAAGTCCGCCTGGGGCGGCGAGCTTGGCGGTCTCGACCCAGGCGAGTCGGTCGCGGTCGTAGGCGTAGACGTAGGCCGCGCCGGTGCCAGGACGTTCGCCCGTGGCACCGGGAGCCCCGACGATGAGGCGGCCGTCGGGGAGAAGTGCCACATCAGCGCCGAATCGAGCGGCGGGCACGGCGTCGCTGGGCGTCAGCCAGTCGGCGGCGGGCTGCGCGTGCAGGACCGCGGGCACGGCGAGGAACAGCGCGAGGAGCGAGCAGGCGCGGAGGAGTCGATCGCGCATAGTAGGTCAGATTGCGCGTGAGGTCGGCGAAGGGCGTGCACGGCGTGGGCACCCTGCAAGAAACAACGGAAGAGCCGAAATCCCTCGCATCCGGAGCGCGGACCACGTCGGCGACGGCGCAATGCCTCCGCTGCAAAATCGAACAGCGAGGGGGGCGTCGTGTGCCGATTCGAAACGTACCGTAACCGGGTAGGCCAGGGTGTAGGAAAAACGCGGACATCGGCGATGGGCAAGGCTTCGCGGCGATACCGCGACACGCCACGGTGACATCAGAGCGGGGTGATGCGTGTCTCAAAATCGCGGTGGTGGACTTGCAAGACAGGGGAAACGCCGTCTACCACCCGGCGCTCACCTACCGCACCCATCCCCTCCGGTCACCATGGCCCGCCTTCGCCTCGCCGCGCTCGTGGCGCTGCTTCTGGGCGCTGCTGCCACCTACCTCGTAAGTGGCGACGCCCCACCATCTCCCGATCCTCTACCCGCGATGGTGGTGTCCTTGTCCGAAGCGCCACGCGTGGAGCAGCAGGCAACGCCGCCGAGAGCGAGACCATCGCCTACTCTGGCAGCTTCCGGCATCGACGAGGCCCAAGACGGTGCCGCGTTGCAACGGCTCGGTACCGATGGGCCGCGGGTGTCGGCCCCCATGGTCCCGACGCCGCTCTGGCTCGACGCGCCCTACGCCGCGCTTG
This genomic window contains:
- a CDS encoding prolyl oligopeptidase family serine peptidase, translating into MLVRFRLFLLALLAFATVPTIAQDADAPDDPFLWLEEVEGDRALSWVGEQNAETVTALEAHPAYDDLYGDILAVLNSDDRIAYPGLRGDFVYNFWTDADNPRGLWRRASVEDYLAGDPTWETLLDIDKLGAEENVNWAYKGSTCLAPDYDRCLIRLSRGGADAAELREFDVPSKTFVDGFYVPEAKSSLAWIDANTLLVSTDWGEGALTDSGYPRIVKRWTRGTPLDDAETVYEGATSDVGVWAASARMGTTSIPVIAHRPSFFEGTTYVLRDGAPVALDLPMDADPSLVDGQLVVYLRSPWTVGETAYPTGALVATDYEAFLAGERAFETVFVPTERQTVQYVASTAHSMIASVLDNVQGQLHRFRFASSSDGQGGAWTSTMIDAPELGSVNVVSTSSEDDRFFFTYSSYLQPTTLYLAGGDDTVAEVTKLPALFDTEGLTVAQHEATSADGTQIPYFIVHREDIALDGTNPTLLYGYGGFEIALTPSYSATAGQAWLERGGVYVVANIRGGGEFGPEWHRAAQKANRQRAYDDFIAVAEDLVARGVTSPDHLGVQGGSNGGLLTGVMVTQRPDLFNAVVIAVPLLDMRRYHTLLAGASWMAEYGDPDNPDEWAYIRQYSPYHNLDADADYPRVLFTTTTRDDRVHPGHARKMAAKMRGLGHEVYYFENTEGGHGAGVTPEQQAQMMAITYAYLLERLQ
- a CDS encoding glycosyltransferase, with the translated sequence MRVLLTTVGSRGDAQPFVALGVGLAAAGHTVTVNTHTRFRSLVEDTGLVFAPLSDAILDFLDSDLGRDAIENSSTPLGWLRTIAKSYRAISTAQRSMVDEAWTAAEAAQPDVIVFHQKAFWGSGFAQRLGAHAVLATLQPIFGPTSDFPVLGIAAPPRWTGPLHRAYNRGTYRLTGRLADWGTRRYLRDWHQEHHLPQGPALARPDGSPLPLLQAFSPHVVPATYPSHVATTGFWHLAHPHWTSPDDLAAFLHMGPPPVYVGFGSMKGQRGADRARAVIEAVQLAGVRAVLALGWGGLDLAEVTLPATCFALRGAPHDWLFPRMAAVVHHGGAGTTAAGLRAGRPTVVCPFFGDQPFWGRRVHALGAGPEPLRQKHLTAETLAGRIRTALNDATMHARAAALGKQLRAEDGVANAVSFLERYAPESDSPPNWRDA
- a CDS encoding alpha/beta hydrolase; translated protein: MRDRLLRACSLLALFLAVPAVLHAQPAADWLTPSDAVPAARFGADVALLPDGRLIVGAPGATGERPGTGAAYVYAYDRDRLAWVETAKLAAPGGLPRDGFGAPLAARGDTLFVSYARGSANAGSHAFVADTLGWRYAGTHEVQGNDGGPLSDQELYWLATDGTFPRPRTSFSDLNGRVYLVGTTVRPDSTVSIEVYLVKEGVSLSARHDDNPLRLTEVTLAASVSDSELAPEDLLHDEILGTFAQLTFNGRFVALGLGAADGVGGDEAGAVYIWDLTGRWLSDGLAPTLPGFGTKAGPEDYVEVEVFYGTDRARTGRRSPRRFYGGQRGGELQMGTATVTIPKTHEPGAMESPSWLRLQFRADPTRHIILQDVSPLDSDEAVAAMQTALDSTSSRAVLLYVHGFNVSFEDAARRTAQMAYDLSFDGVPAFYSWPSDASLLRYLADENDVMWSVFHLKAFLREIALRSGAEDVHIVAHSMGNRAVTQALREFACEFKAPQFNQVILAAPDVDAEVFQRDIAPAITGAAQQVTLYASADDTALRVSQALHGAPRAGNSLVIAPGVTTIDASGLDPSLLGHSYYADLKQLIDDIGALVKQGLEPAARALSRKGDSVWELAKK